The Acinetobacter sp. GSS19 genome includes a region encoding these proteins:
- the ygaH gene encoding L-valine transporter subunit YgaH, with the protein MNLEILLVGLLVGIANFASRFGPFFVIQKRQQHQQQRGAIWLKIALGSIGISAISSMLVVATLPPLIETPNKSLAMLFGFIVLSGLYFKFKKIVPATLTAALVYGLIYTYVPFSA; encoded by the coding sequence ATGAATCTCGAAATTCTTTTAGTCGGCCTACTGGTCGGGATTGCCAATTTTGCTTCACGTTTCGGGCCATTTTTTGTCATTCAGAAACGTCAGCAGCATCAACAGCAACGTGGTGCGATTTGGCTTAAAATTGCCTTGGGAAGCATCGGCATTTCCGCCATCAGTTCGATGCTGGTGGTCGCGACCCTACCGCCGCTCATTGAGACCCCCAATAAAAGTTTAGCGATGCTCTTTGGGTTTATCGTGTTAAGCGGGCTGTATTTTAAATTTAAGAAGATTGTCCCGGCGACGCTCACTGCCGCCTTAGTCTATGGCCTGATCTATACTTATGTGCCTTTTTCAGCGTAA
- a CDS encoding Lrp/AsnC family transcriptional regulator, which yields MQLDRFDKQILEILSHEDVNLNELSERINLSVSSVHRRIKNLIDSQMMSPAKHQINFAKLGFNLHILLQVSLSKHDSETFDKFLAEIEDIPEVINAFLVTGQSADFIVELVAENMDSYSEILLRRIGKLDNVAALHSSFVIKKYDVFNCYKMLHKL from the coding sequence ATGCAACTGGACCGTTTTGATAAACAGATTCTTGAAATTTTGTCCCATGAAGATGTCAATTTAAATGAGCTGTCAGAGCGTATTAATCTCTCGGTAAGCTCGGTGCATCGTCGCATCAAGAACCTGATTGATAGCCAAATGATGAGTCCTGCAAAACATCAGATTAATTTTGCCAAGCTGGGATTTAATTTACATATTTTGCTACAAGTGTCGTTGAGCAAACATGACAGTGAAACTTTTGACAAGTTTCTGGCGGAAATTGAAGATATTCCTGAAGTAATCAATGCCTTTTTGGTCACTGGACAAAGTGCTGATTTTATTGTGGAACTGGTGGCAGAGAATATGGACAGCTATAGTGAAATCTTACTACGCCGTATCGGTAAACTGGATAACGTCGCAGCTTTGCATTCGAGCTTCGTGATTAAAAAATATGACGTGTTTAACTGCTATAAAATGCTACATAAACTTTAA
- a CDS encoding IS3 family transposase (programmed frameshift) translates to MSGQRYTPEFKDEAVKLITERGYSVTDVAERLGVSQHSIYKWLKAVQPLRNNPDEHELLEAKKEILRLKSQLKQTEEERDILKKAAKVLCKPARVKYQFILEYSHQFKIKTMCRVLKIARAGYYAWLHEPESGRTIEDKRLLQLIRSSYDASYGIYGYRRITLDLKELGESCGPNRVLKIMKNNGIAAVRGYKKHKSYGCGRPPIVPPNHLNREFAVSTPDTSWVTDITYIRTWQGWLYLAVVLDLYSRKVIGWSMKPTLAKDIVLDALLMAVWRRRPNEPVIIHSDQGSQYSSGDWQKFCQKHNLVPSMSRRGNCWDNAVAESFFSSLKKERIKKRIYKTREMARADVFDYIEMFYNRIRRHSHLDGMSPEAFETASK, encoded by the exons ATGAGTGGACAACGATACACCCCAGAATTTAAAGATGAAGCTGTTAAATTGATTACCGAACGTGGATATTCTGTCACTGATGTGGCTGAACGTTTAGGTGTATCACAGCACAGCATTTATAAATGGCTAAAGGCCGTACAGCCTTTACGCAACAACCCTGATGAACATGAACTACTCGAAGCAAAGAAAGAGATCCTTCGTCTTAAAAGTCAGCTTAAGCAAACTGAAGAAGAGCGAGATATCTTAAAAAAGGCCGCAA AGGTACTTTGCAAGCCTGCCCGAGTAAAGTATCAGTTTATCCTTGAGTACAGCCATCAATTTAAGATTAAAACGATGTGTCGGGTTCTTAAGATTGCTCGTGCTGGCTATTACGCCTGGCTACATGAACCCGAATCAGGCAGAACAATTGAAGACAAACGGTTATTACAACTGATCCGCTCTTCTTATGATGCCAGTTATGGCATCTATGGTTATCGTCGCATCACGCTGGATCTTAAAGAGCTAGGTGAAAGCTGTGGCCCCAATCGTGTGCTGAAGATCATGAAGAACAATGGCATTGCCGCTGTTCGAGGATATAAAAAGCATAAAAGTTATGGTTGTGGCCGTCCTCCGATTGTGCCACCAAATCACTTAAATCGAGAGTTCGCTGTGAGCACCCCTGATACTTCCTGGGTGACTGATATTACCTACATCCGTACTTGGCAAGGCTGGTTATATCTGGCTGTGGTTCTCGATTTATATTCAAGGAAAGTCATCGGTTGGTCAATGAAACCTACGCTTGCCAAGGATATCGTTTTGGATGCACTTTTAATGGCGGTATGGCGACGCAGACCCAATGAACCTGTGATCATACACTCAGACCAAGGCTCACAATACAGTAGCGGAGACTGGCAGAAATTCTGTCAAAAGCATAATTTAGTTCCGAGTATGAGTCGTCGTGGAAACTGTTGGGACAATGCTGTTGCTGAATCCTTTTTTAGTAGTTTAAAGAAGGAAAGAATTAAAAAGAGGATCTATAAAACACGAGAAATGGCCCGTGCGGATGTGTTTGATTATATCGAGATGTTTTACAATCGAATCAGGCGTCATTCGCATCTCGATGGGATGAGCCCAGAAGCATTTGAGACAGCTTCAAAATGA
- a CDS encoding glutathione S-transferase family protein — MRVLYQFPLSHFCEKARWLLDHKELDYVAQNLVPGLHRAFAQLKTGQNKLPILKDGERYIADSTEIALYLDQTYPEHALLRADPKLREQGLAMNQLANELGSHVRRWTLAHSLSESDEPLEIILGEKGYLRQLEKFSKPLLKSWISKSYRLDEPSVDQSKQRMDELIQQLNQVLIANHGRYLVGDRFGLADIAVCAMLAPILELAGTPWEKEQGESCSLPAQAFKEHLLSLPLGQYVQRIYQTERNARVDWRGV, encoded by the coding sequence ATGCGTGTGTTGTACCAGTTTCCCTTGTCTCACTTTTGTGAGAAAGCTCGCTGGTTGCTCGATCATAAAGAGCTGGATTACGTGGCACAAAATCTGGTGCCCGGTTTGCATCGTGCCTTTGCTCAATTGAAAACTGGCCAGAACAAATTGCCCATTTTAAAAGATGGCGAACGTTATATCGCAGACTCGACTGAAATAGCCTTGTATCTGGATCAAACTTATCCGGAACATGCCTTGTTGCGTGCTGATCCGAAATTACGAGAACAGGGGCTGGCGATGAACCAATTGGCCAATGAATTGGGTTCACATGTGCGACGCTGGACTCTGGCGCATAGCTTGTCTGAAAGTGATGAACCCTTGGAAATTATTTTGGGGGAAAAAGGCTATTTGCGCCAGTTGGAAAAATTTTCCAAGCCTTTATTAAAAAGCTGGATTTCAAAAAGCTACCGTTTGGATGAGCCTAGTGTTGATCAGTCCAAACAGCGTATGGATGAATTGATCCAGCAACTCAATCAGGTTCTGATTGCCAACCATGGTCGCTATCTGGTTGGGGATCGCTTTGGACTGGCGGATATCGCGGTGTGTGCAATGTTGGCTCCAATTCTGGAACTTGCAGGAACACCGTGGGAAAAAGAGCAGGGCGAAAGCTGCTCATTACCAGCCCAAGCATTTAAAGAGCATTTGCTGAGTTTGCCTTTAGGTCAATATGTACAGCGTATTTACCAGACTGAACGCAATGCCCGTGTTGACTGGCGTGGAGTTTAA
- a CDS encoding AEC family transporter, which yields MEQIIAVILPILIILAAGYGSVFFKMLERSHIQAISQYIIKIALPAFLLHALSTRPFAEIWQAPYFFAYLIGSLLLFFGTYLLYRKWIQLPQTQAAVMGFGGSMSNTGFIGTAVLTLLIGQAAVPYLAMTLMIENIIMLTLMLVLAESGLSQHKSLHELCYASLKNISKNPVILSIIFGLIGSMLSIQWPDAVAFSLKSLAATASPLAILVIGANLAGLDLKQIGQDVTIMCSIKLLLMPLVIGTALYLMPATTPQMLYAGIILAALPMASAFGIYGQIYGIPERSAAPVMLSTLLSLLVIAAILHFVPSPF from the coding sequence ATGGAACAAATTATTGCGGTTATTCTTCCTATTTTGATTATTCTCGCGGCTGGATATGGCAGTGTGTTTTTCAAAATGCTGGAACGCAGTCATATTCAGGCGATCAGTCAATATATTATTAAAATCGCACTGCCTGCTTTTTTATTGCATGCCCTGTCCACCCGGCCATTTGCTGAAATCTGGCAAGCTCCCTATTTTTTTGCCTACCTGATCGGCTCATTGCTGTTATTTTTTGGCACCTATCTGCTCTACCGCAAATGGATTCAACTGCCGCAAACCCAAGCTGCCGTGATGGGATTTGGCGGTTCAATGTCCAATACCGGTTTTATTGGCACCGCAGTTTTAACCTTATTGATTGGCCAGGCAGCTGTACCTTATCTGGCCATGACTTTGATGATTGAAAATATCATCATGCTCACCCTGATGCTGGTCTTGGCCGAAAGTGGTCTCAGTCAGCATAAATCCCTGCATGAACTATGCTATGCAAGTCTGAAAAATATCAGTAAAAATCCGGTGATTTTATCGATTATTTTTGGGCTGATCGGCTCAATGCTCTCCATTCAATGGCCGGATGCCGTCGCCTTTTCCCTGAAATCACTCGCAGCAACCGCTTCACCATTGGCGATTCTGGTGATTGGAGCCAATCTTGCCGGATTGGATCTAAAGCAAATTGGTCAGGATGTGACGATCATGTGCAGTATTAAACTGTTACTGATGCCACTGGTGATTGGCACCGCTCTGTATCTAATGCCTGCCACCACGCCGCAAATGCTGTATGCAGGAATCATTTTGGCGGCACTGCCGATGGCAAGTGCCTTTGGTATTTATGGGCAAATTTACGGTATTCCGGAACGCAGTGCGGCACCGGTCATGTTAAGTACTTTACTGTCCTTATTGGTGATTGCGGCTATTCTACATTTTGTTCCCTCACCCTTTTAA
- the tnpB gene encoding IS66 family insertion sequence element accessory protein TnpB (TnpB, as the term is used for proteins encoded by IS66 family insertion elements, is considered an accessory protein, since TnpC, encoded by a neighboring gene, is a DDE family transposase.): protein MWLSTQPMDMRAGMDTAMTQVLRAFGSIKPHCAYLFCNKRGHRMKVLVHDGLGIWLCARRLEQGKFHWVQVHQGETMALSPEQLQALIQGLPWQRIGLQQVVTML, encoded by the coding sequence ATCTGGCTCTCTACCCAACCCATGGACATGCGTGCGGGGATGGATACTGCCATGACTCAGGTGCTGAGAGCCTTTGGCTCGATCAAACCGCATTGCGCCTACCTGTTCTGTAATAAACGTGGCCATCGTATGAAAGTGCTGGTACATGATGGATTAGGTATCTGGCTGTGTGCCCGGCGGCTGGAACAAGGTAAATTTCACTGGGTGCAGGTTCATCAGGGTGAAACCATGGCCCTCAGCCCGGAACAGTTACAGGCACTGATCCAGGGTTTGCCCTGGCAGCGCATTGGACTGCAGCAGGTGGTCACTATGCTCTAA
- the ychF gene encoding redox-regulated ATPase YchF, giving the protein MGFNCGIVGLPNVGKSTLFNALTKAAIAAENFPFCTIEPNTGIVPVPDTRLDKLAAIVKPQRILPTTMEFVDIAGLVAGASKGEGLGNQFLANIRETDAIAHVVRCFEDENVIHVNGKIDPLDDIATINTELALSDLDTVNKSITRLTKTAKGGDKEAIATKAVLERILPLLDEGKPARAADLSDDERKLLRGYGLLTLKPTMYIANVAEDGFENNPHLDAVKKLAEEENAIVVPLCNQIEAEISLLEEDERAEFLEAMGMEEPGLNVVIRAGYKLLGLQTYFTAGVQEVRAWTVKVGATAPQAAGVIHTDFEKGFIRAECIAYDDFVQYNGENGAKEAGKWRLEGKTYVVQDGDVLHFRFNV; this is encoded by the coding sequence ATGGGTTTTAATTGTGGTATTGTCGGCTTACCAAACGTAGGTAAATCTACACTTTTCAATGCCTTAACCAAAGCTGCAATTGCGGCAGAAAACTTCCCGTTCTGTACCATTGAACCAAATACCGGGATTGTCCCTGTGCCGGATACCCGTCTGGACAAACTTGCAGCGATTGTTAAACCACAACGCATCCTGCCAACGACTATGGAATTCGTGGATATTGCCGGTCTGGTCGCAGGTGCTTCTAAAGGTGAAGGTTTGGGTAACCAGTTCTTGGCCAACATTCGTGAAACAGATGCGATTGCCCATGTGGTTCGTTGTTTTGAAGATGAAAACGTAATTCACGTAAATGGTAAAATTGACCCACTCGATGACATTGCCACCATCAATACGGAACTTGCCCTGTCTGATTTAGACACCGTAAACAAGTCGATTACGCGCCTGACCAAGACAGCCAAAGGTGGTGATAAAGAAGCTATCGCGACCAAAGCCGTATTGGAAAGAATCCTGCCATTACTCGATGAAGGTAAACCTGCACGTGCCGCTGATTTATCAGATGATGAACGTAAATTGTTGCGTGGTTACGGTTTATTAACCTTAAAACCAACCATGTATATTGCGAACGTGGCGGAAGATGGCTTTGAAAACAATCCACATTTGGATGCAGTGAAAAAACTGGCAGAAGAAGAAAATGCGATTGTGGTTCCGCTATGTAACCAGATCGAAGCTGAAATTTCTCTGCTTGAAGAAGATGAACGCGCAGAATTCTTAGAAGCAATGGGTATGGAAGAGCCAGGCCTGAACGTGGTGATCCGTGCAGGTTATAAACTGTTAGGCTTACAGACTTACTTTACTGCGGGTGTACAAGAAGTGCGTGCATGGACTGTGAAAGTAGGGGCAACAGCACCACAAGCAGCCGGTGTCATTCATACGGATTTCGAAAAAGGTTTTATCCGTGCAGAATGTATCGCCTATGACGACTTCGTGCAGTACAACGGTGAAAATGGTGCCAAAGAAGCTGGAAAATGGCGCCTTGAAGGTAAAACTTACGTAGTACAAGACGGCGATGTTTTACATTTCCGCTTTAACGTCTAA
- a CDS encoding 1-acyl-sn-glycerol-3-phosphate acyltransferase has translation MKKFIGAAAFKLAGWQYDVDPNILEDKQVIVGFEHTSMMDGVLSLALFQMYDIKIHTLIKKELFKGPMKPILDAIGGIPVDRHNKQNIVGQMVELFQKHKKFSLVIAPEATRAKQGEARKPIRTGFWHIAKAANVPIILMYANSKTKQGGIFGKLYPSEIHHDLAEMKRLYKEHTGLDITIPEPQN, from the coding sequence ATGAAAAAATTTATCGGCGCTGCGGCTTTTAAACTTGCCGGCTGGCAATATGATGTCGATCCCAACATTCTGGAAGATAAACAGGTCATTGTCGGCTTTGAACATACCTCAATGATGGACGGCGTACTCTCCCTCGCTTTGTTCCAAATGTATGACATTAAAATTCACACGCTGATTAAAAAAGAACTGTTTAAAGGTCCAATGAAGCCCATCTTAGATGCGATTGGTGGCATTCCCGTGGATCGTCACAACAAACAGAATATCGTAGGGCAAATGGTTGAGCTTTTTCAGAAGCATAAGAAATTTAGTCTGGTGATTGCCCCAGAAGCTACCCGTGCTAAACAGGGTGAAGCGCGTAAACCGATTCGCACCGGGTTCTGGCATATTGCCAAAGCCGCCAATGTGCCGATCATTTTGATGTATGCCAATAGCAAGACCAAGCAGGGCGGAATTTTCGGTAAACTCTATCCGAGTGAAATCCATCATGATTTGGCAGAAATGAAACGCTTATATAAAGAGCATACAGGTCTGGATATCACGATCCCTGAACCGCAAAATTAA
- a CDS encoding AzlC family ABC transporter permease: MSEHNPSPLQPASFWQGAKDSQAIIFTYLPVSFAFGVSATQFGFTPWEALFLSCSMYAGASQFLVVALLGSGTSIWLTALTVIALDIRHVLYGPALYHLIQDRLNLKKTAIWAWGLTDEVFASGMIQLSQRRQQWSESWMLGLSLFSWMSWALGSLLGGLFADQVSQLPQFLQAALDFLLPALFLSFLLAAFEKKHTLVVSVALIVSGLACYWINLSAAIFIGILAGIAAGLCKHYLFHAADEDHAG, from the coding sequence GTGTCCGAGCACAATCCTTCTCCTCTCCAACCTGCCAGTTTCTGGCAAGGCGCAAAAGATAGCCAAGCGATTATTTTTACCTACTTACCTGTATCTTTTGCCTTTGGAGTATCTGCAACCCAATTTGGCTTTACACCATGGGAAGCGCTATTTTTATCCTGCTCTATGTATGCCGGTGCCAGTCAGTTTCTGGTGGTGGCTTTATTGGGTAGTGGTACGTCTATCTGGCTCACGGCACTGACCGTCATCGCACTCGATATCCGTCATGTACTTTATGGGCCAGCGTTGTATCACCTGATTCAAGACCGGCTCAACCTGAAAAAAACCGCCATCTGGGCCTGGGGTCTCACCGATGAAGTCTTTGCCAGTGGCATGATTCAATTGTCACAGCGTCGGCAACAATGGTCTGAATCCTGGATGCTCGGCTTGAGTCTGTTCAGCTGGATGTCCTGGGCGCTGGGGTCGCTACTCGGTGGTCTATTTGCTGATCAGGTCAGCCAGTTACCACAATTTTTGCAGGCCGCCCTAGATTTCTTGCTCCCAGCGTTATTCTTGAGTTTCTTGCTGGCGGCCTTTGAGAAAAAACATACCTTGGTTGTAAGCGTTGCGTTAATCGTGTCGGGATTGGCCTGTTACTGGATCAATCTTTCCGCTGCAATTTTTATCGGTATCTTGGCCGGGATTGCGGCAGGTTTATGCAAACACTATTTATTCCACGCTGCTGATGAGGATCATGCAGGATGA
- a CDS encoding YebC/PmpR family DNA-binding transcriptional regulator, which yields MAGHSKWANTKHRKAKQDASRAKIFTKFIRELVTAARLGGGDVASNPRLRAVVEKALAANMTRDTVNRAIARGVGGEDNDDLKEVTYEGYGVGGVAVIVETMTDNLNRTVPDVRHCFSKTDGNLGTNGSVSFLFTKRGEISFEDVSLEDQIMDVALEAGAEDIEVDEDGILVITTPEAFGEVQDALAAAGLKSDNAEVVMSPSTKAEITDIEQAKKIMKMIDMLEDLDDVQNVYTNVEFSDEVLAQLDA from the coding sequence ATGGCGGGTCATTCCAAATGGGCGAACACAAAGCATCGTAAAGCAAAACAAGATGCGAGCCGCGCTAAAATATTCACAAAATTCATCCGTGAATTAGTTACAGCTGCACGACTAGGCGGTGGTGATGTTGCCTCTAACCCACGTTTACGTGCCGTAGTCGAAAAAGCATTGGCTGCCAACATGACACGTGACACTGTGAACCGTGCGATTGCACGTGGTGTAGGTGGTGAAGACAATGATGACTTAAAAGAAGTCACTTATGAAGGTTATGGTGTTGGTGGTGTTGCGGTTATTGTTGAAACAATGACGGATAACTTAAACCGTACTGTTCCTGATGTTCGTCACTGCTTCTCTAAAACTGATGGTAACTTGGGTACCAACGGTTCGGTTTCCTTCTTGTTTACCAAACGTGGTGAGATTAGCTTCGAAGATGTTTCTTTAGAAGATCAAATCATGGATGTTGCGTTAGAAGCGGGTGCTGAAGACATCGAAGTCGATGAAGATGGGATTCTGGTCATTACCACCCCAGAAGCATTTGGTGAAGTACAAGATGCCTTAGCTGCAGCAGGTTTAAAATCTGACAATGCTGAAGTGGTGATGAGTCCTTCGACTAAAGCTGAAATCACGGATATCGAACAAGCGAAAAAAATCATGAAAATGATTGATATGCTTGAAGATCTGGATGACGTACAAAACGTCTATACCAACGTTGAATTCTCTGATGAGGTTTTGGCTCAACTTGATGCCTAA
- the tnpC gene encoding IS66 family transposase — MNTLPDLSQLTHEQLLEFTRQLAMQHQSLAQSNQELEKSNQQLDAKVQHLSILTQKYEHELALFKKHKFGSKNEHLTAKQIHLWDEAVEEDIAAVDLELERLNADKTDAATQKATVNKPKRRPLPDHLPTLRIEHEPASTQCSCGCQLRRIGEDISEKLNFRPAQFYKEQHVRGKWVCDQCDTLTQQAMPAYVIDKGIATPELLSHVLVSKYADHLPLYRQRLIFLRAGVDLSRSTLSDWIGRCGVELEPLANALKQVVLQQQVMHADETPVTIMQMGDDKKKPKKGYVWAYATTQYNPVQAVIYDFQDSRSGQHAEDFLKGWQGHLVCDDYSGYKARFRSGQVIEVGCMAHARRKFHELHVTGKSQVAEQILVLIQKLYAIEAELRKKTDGTAEHRREYRQQHSQPVMQQLYEWLNQHHLMVPSSSATAKAINYTLKRWPALSRYLDDGNLPIDNNWVENQMRPWALGRKNWLFAGSLRSGQRAANIMTLIQSAKLNGLDPYTYLSDVLKRLPTHKVTQIEELLPHRWKPEPN; from the coding sequence ATGAATACGCTGCCCGATTTAAGCCAACTGACCCATGAACAACTGCTGGAATTCACCCGGCAGTTGGCGATGCAGCATCAGTCTCTGGCACAATCAAATCAAGAATTAGAAAAATCAAACCAACAATTGGATGCCAAAGTTCAACATCTTTCCATTCTCACTCAAAAGTACGAGCATGAACTGGCGCTGTTTAAAAAGCACAAATTCGGCAGTAAAAACGAACATCTCACAGCAAAACAGATTCATCTGTGGGATGAGGCGGTTGAAGAAGATATCGCAGCAGTCGATTTAGAATTGGAACGGCTAAATGCAGATAAAACTGATGCAGCGACACAGAAAGCCACAGTAAACAAACCTAAACGTCGACCGCTACCGGATCACCTGCCAACCCTCCGTATCGAGCATGAACCGGCATCAACGCAATGCAGTTGTGGCTGCCAGTTACGTCGTATCGGCGAAGATATCAGTGAAAAACTGAATTTCAGACCGGCACAGTTCTATAAGGAACAGCATGTACGTGGCAAATGGGTCTGTGATCAGTGTGACACCCTGACTCAGCAAGCGATGCCTGCGTATGTCATTGATAAAGGAATCGCTACACCTGAATTGCTCAGCCATGTGCTGGTTTCCAAATACGCTGATCATTTACCTCTTTATCGCCAGCGCCTGATCTTTCTACGCGCAGGTGTTGATCTGTCCAGATCCACGTTATCTGACTGGATTGGCCGCTGTGGTGTGGAACTGGAGCCTCTGGCCAATGCCTTAAAACAGGTGGTGCTGCAACAGCAGGTGATGCATGCAGATGAAACACCGGTCACCATCATGCAGATGGGTGATGATAAGAAAAAACCGAAGAAAGGTTATGTCTGGGCCTATGCCACCACACAGTACAATCCAGTTCAGGCGGTGATCTATGACTTTCAGGATAGCCGTTCTGGTCAGCATGCTGAAGACTTCCTGAAAGGCTGGCAGGGTCATCTGGTCTGTGATGATTACAGTGGTTATAAAGCACGCTTTAGATCAGGCCAGGTCATTGAGGTGGGCTGCATGGCACATGCACGTCGTAAATTCCATGAACTGCATGTGACCGGGAAAAGTCAGGTCGCTGAACAGATCTTAGTGCTGATTCAAAAACTCTATGCTATAGAAGCAGAACTCAGAAAAAAGACCGATGGTACAGCGGAACACCGCCGCGAATACCGGCAACAGCATAGTCAACCTGTGATGCAACAACTATATGAATGGCTCAACCAACATCATCTGATGGTGCCATCGAGTTCTGCCACCGCCAAGGCCATCAATTACACTCTGAAGCGTTGGCCAGCCTTAAGCCGCTATCTGGATGATGGCAATCTACCGATTGACAATAACTGGGTAGAAAACCAGATGCGTCCCTGGGCCTTGGGCCGTAAGAACTGGTTGTTTGCTGGCTCACTGCGCAGTGGTCAGCGAGCGGCGAATATCATGACTTTAATCCAGTCAGCAAAACTGAATGGGCTGGATCCGTATACCTATTTAAGTGATGTGCTGAAAAGGCTGCCGACACACAAAGTGACCCAAATAGAAGAATTACTACCACACCGCTGGAAACCTGAACCGAATTAA
- the purT gene encoding formate-dependent phosphoribosylglycinamide formyltransferase yields the protein MIRMSVTLGTPLQSSAFKVLLLGSGELGKEVVISLQRLGVEVHAADRYDHAPAMQVAHFSHVLNMADPQQLKQLIQNVHPHLIVPEIEAIATEVLLEIEQQQLATVIPSAKAVNLTMNREGIRRLAAEELGLPTSAYRFADSLESFRAACDDIGYPNFVKPVMSSSGKGQSRVKSFAEVDAAWDYAMQAGRVNQGKVIVESQIDFDFEITLLTVRSKNPHTGVIETQFCDPIGHRQDAGDYVESWQPQPMTANALQEAKRIAEKVTQALGGCGIFGVELFVKGDQVWFSEVSPRPHDTGLVTLASQYQSEFELHARAILGLPVNTARHSVAASAVIYAGVDDQNLQYTGLNLALAHPDTDLRLFGKPEGFKRRRMGVATARAATTEQARELAQQTADQVSVLQSQ from the coding sequence ATGATTCGCATGAGCGTGACTTTAGGTACTCCACTTCAATCTTCTGCGTTTAAAGTTCTCCTACTCGGATCAGGTGAACTGGGCAAAGAAGTCGTGATTTCCCTACAGCGCCTAGGTGTCGAAGTTCATGCAGCAGATCGTTATGATCATGCACCCGCCATGCAGGTAGCACATTTTTCTCATGTGCTGAATATGGCCGATCCTCAACAGCTCAAACAGCTAATCCAGAATGTACACCCCCATCTGATCGTGCCGGAAATCGAGGCGATTGCCACCGAAGTGTTGCTTGAGATTGAACAGCAACAACTAGCTACCGTGATTCCTTCGGCCAAGGCCGTCAATCTGACCATGAACCGTGAAGGTATCCGTCGTTTGGCCGCTGAAGAACTGGGGCTGCCAACTTCGGCCTACCGTTTTGCTGATTCTCTGGAAAGTTTCCGTGCAGCCTGTGACGATATTGGCTATCCAAATTTTGTGAAACCGGTCATGTCCTCCTCAGGCAAAGGACAATCACGCGTGAAAAGTTTTGCTGAAGTCGATGCCGCCTGGGATTATGCGATGCAGGCTGGCCGGGTCAATCAGGGTAAAGTGATCGTTGAATCACAAATCGATTTTGATTTTGAAATTACTCTGCTGACCGTACGCAGCAAAAATCCGCATACCGGTGTGATAGAAACCCAATTCTGTGACCCGATCGGCCACCGTCAGGATGCGGGTGACTATGTAGAAAGCTGGCAGCCACAACCGATGACAGCAAATGCTTTGCAGGAAGCCAAACGCATTGCGGAGAAAGTGACACAAGCACTTGGTGGCTGTGGCATTTTTGGCGTGGAACTATTCGTGAAAGGCGATCAGGTCTGGTTCAGTGAAGTCTCCCCACGCCCACATGATACCGGTTTGGTCACGTTAGCTTCGCAATATCAAAGTGAATTTGAGTTGCATGCCCGCGCAATTTTAGGCTTGCCAGTCAACACAGCTCGACATAGTGTAGCGGCGAGTGCAGTGATTTATGCGGGTGTGGATGACCAAAACCTGCAATACACTGGCCTAAATCTTGCTTTAGCTCATCCAGATACCGACTTACGCCTGTTTGGCAAGCCGGAAGGCTTTAAACGTCGCCGCATGGGTGTTGCGACCGCACGTGCAGCGACCACCGAACAAGCACGTGAGCTAGCGCAGCAAACGGCCGATCAGGTCAGCGTACTGCAAAGCCAATAG